The following are encoded together in the Corynebacterium jeikeium genome:
- a CDS encoding HEPN domain-containing protein, which translates to MATKNTLEPDDLRIGWYYHDRSEDGSTPAATLLRNEGDMISLSIPIAKEDAWGPVSRWFDGTGVRYGDDPDRTKYTYDPPKELLFTDPRGPIGLFHCRNLGKRSVMGGTAEGRIRVGFAVLGARSLEHRQPHRLRTYIPGMAKWIGLTSLQVKPEQDESGISTRLCLKTALLKPLELEPGLFLDTAWHYNYDRSDNHFEISDPPFIESVIEGGADFYDHLKKHQLFRDLVDLAYWKPTGYYRIQSSRDEDIELKSRKWREVKTHLVRPQEEGHSAIALFYFGQIGVEGFQKWSEMRRKYDRAIGPLMSLLGMKGSAVETQFIQSCVGLEGLGVQLARDSGVKKREILQKRLERVVDDLGFSFSEDWAKRTADRYNDIKHYDRDAVVDPLDVYYSLLENELVFRSWVALHLGLARDYVMTRIDITPAGQALIGQPGISFPKPTKESVE; encoded by the coding sequence ATGGCAACGAAAAACACCTTAGAGCCGGACGACCTGCGTATTGGCTGGTACTACCATGACCGATCAGAGGACGGGTCGACTCCAGCAGCAACGCTCCTTCGTAACGAGGGCGACATGATCTCGCTGTCTATTCCCATTGCGAAGGAGGATGCCTGGGGCCCGGTTTCGCGTTGGTTCGATGGTACGGGGGTGCGGTACGGAGACGATCCTGACCGCACCAAATACACTTACGATCCGCCGAAGGAGCTTCTTTTCACTGATCCTCGCGGACCTATCGGACTCTTCCACTGTCGCAATCTTGGCAAACGGTCGGTCATGGGCGGAACCGCTGAGGGCAGAATTCGCGTTGGATTTGCAGTACTGGGTGCGCGCTCGCTGGAGCACAGGCAGCCTCATCGCTTGCGGACCTATATCCCCGGGATGGCAAAGTGGATTGGACTAACTTCGCTGCAGGTAAAACCGGAGCAAGACGAGAGCGGGATCTCTACTAGACTGTGCCTGAAGACGGCTTTGCTCAAGCCGCTTGAACTTGAGCCGGGTCTTTTCCTGGACACCGCCTGGCACTACAACTATGACCGCAGCGATAATCATTTTGAAATCTCGGACCCGCCGTTTATTGAGTCTGTTATAGAAGGTGGTGCGGATTTCTACGATCACCTCAAGAAACACCAGCTCTTCCGCGATCTGGTCGACCTGGCTTATTGGAAACCGACAGGCTACTACCGGATTCAATCTAGCCGGGATGAAGACATCGAACTCAAGTCTCGGAAGTGGCGCGAGGTGAAGACCCACCTCGTTCGCCCTCAAGAAGAAGGGCATTCAGCCATCGCACTCTTCTACTTCGGGCAGATCGGTGTTGAGGGGTTCCAGAAGTGGTCCGAGATGCGTCGCAAGTATGATCGCGCAATTGGGCCGCTCATGTCACTCCTCGGCATGAAGGGGAGCGCGGTTGAAACACAGTTCATCCAATCCTGCGTAGGTCTCGAGGGATTGGGTGTGCAACTCGCGCGAGATAGCGGAGTGAAAAAGCGAGAGATTCTTCAGAAGCGACTTGAGCGCGTGGTCGATGACCTTGGCTTCTCTTTTAGCGAGGACTGGGCGAAGCGCACGGCTGACCGCTACAACGACATCAAGCACTACGACCGGGATGCAGTGGTTGACCCACTCGACGTCTACTACAGCCTGCTTGAGAACGAGCTTGTTTTTCGTTCATGGGTAGCGCTGCACCTTGGGCTTGCTCGTGATTACGTCATGACGCGAATCGACATCACGCCGGCGGGCCAGGCATTAATCGGCCAGCCTGGGATATCGTTCCCCAAGCCCACGAAAGAGTCCGTGGAGTAA
- a CDS encoding DUF5655 domain-containing protein, translated as MSEKSARQAKPLVSRNGKRVVERDIQKIFESSLHEILGVHFLASEYSTSFGGRMDTLGIDDEGNPSIIEYEKGQNENVINQGLSYLRWLLDHKDSFHVLCQQKGVEHEVQWDAPRVICVAESYNKFDTDTADLLPIKIELLRYQLFENGMLTLDTESYQKVKISGMPKLEAGNKEAIEPLQQTFTLDEHIAKGGPNSRKVFADLRERILGLDQEMQVEPKKLYVAFKVTRNVVDVVVQKPKLWLFLNVKTGTLDDPEGLAQDLEAPVKIGHWGNGDYRVEITSQTDLDYVMTLVKQSYEMNR; from the coding sequence GTGTCCGAGAAATCTGCCCGGCAGGCGAAGCCGCTTGTCAGCCGCAACGGCAAGCGGGTTGTTGAGCGGGACATCCAGAAGATTTTTGAGAGCAGTCTTCACGAGATCTTAGGTGTGCACTTCCTTGCCAGCGAGTACTCCACTAGCTTTGGTGGGCGGATGGACACCTTGGGGATCGATGATGAGGGAAACCCCTCCATCATTGAGTACGAGAAGGGCCAAAATGAGAATGTCATTAACCAGGGCCTTTCTTATTTGCGCTGGTTACTTGACCATAAGGACAGCTTCCATGTCCTGTGCCAACAGAAGGGTGTCGAGCACGAGGTGCAGTGGGATGCTCCTCGGGTGATCTGCGTGGCGGAGAGCTACAACAAGTTCGATACCGACACTGCCGACCTGCTGCCGATCAAGATTGAACTTCTTAGGTACCAGCTGTTCGAGAACGGGATGCTGACTCTCGATACCGAGAGCTACCAGAAGGTCAAGATCTCTGGGATGCCAAAGCTCGAGGCTGGGAACAAGGAGGCCATCGAGCCTCTGCAGCAGACCTTCACCCTCGATGAGCACATCGCCAAGGGTGGGCCAAACAGCCGCAAAGTCTTCGCTGATCTCCGGGAACGCATCCTCGGCCTCGATCAGGAGATGCAGGTTGAACCGAAGAAGCTATACGTAGCCTTCAAGGTGACCCGCAACGTGGTGGATGTTGTGGTGCAGAAGCCAAAGCTCTGGCTATTTCTTAACGTCAAGACGGGGACACTTGATGACCCCGAGGGTCTTGCGCAAGACCTGGAGGCCCCGGTGAAGATCGGTCACTGGGGGAATGGGGACTACCGGGTGGAGATCACTTCGCAGACTGATCTGGATTACGTGATGACGCTGGTCAAGCAGAGCTACGAGATGAATCGGTAG